One segment of Aquimarina sp. BL5 DNA contains the following:
- a CDS encoding ClpP family protease: MKEKSGKIQDIIDKKFLEERSVFLWGQVDDKSAKHVIDRLMYLDTINNEEIKLYINSPGGYVTSGFAMYDTIKALKSPVSTICTGLAASMGSILLSVGEKGRRFIQPHAKVMIHQPSGGARGQASNIEIQATEILKTKELSAQILADNCGQEIEKVLKDFNRDYWMDAQESIEYGIVDGVLS; the protein is encoded by the coding sequence ATGAAAGAGAAATCAGGAAAAATCCAAGATATAATAGATAAGAAATTTTTAGAAGAGCGTAGTGTTTTTTTATGGGGTCAAGTTGACGACAAATCAGCTAAGCACGTAATTGATAGGTTGATGTATCTGGATACGATTAACAATGAAGAAATAAAACTATACATTAATAGTCCTGGCGGTTATGTAACATCTGGATTTGCTATGTATGATACTATTAAAGCTCTAAAAAGTCCTGTCTCTACTATCTGCACAGGTTTAGCTGCATCTATGGGATCTATTCTGTTAAGTGTTGGCGAAAAAGGACGTAGATTTATCCAACCTCACGCTAAAGTAATGATACACCAACCTAGTGGTGGAGCTAGAGGTCAAGCTTCTAATATAGAAATTCAAGCTACAGAAATTTTGAAAACTAAAGAATTAAGTGCTCAAATTCTAGCAGACAATTGTGGGCAAGAAATTGAGAAGGTATTAAAAGATTTCAATCGTGATTACTGGATGGATGCTCAAGAATCCATAGAATATGGTATTGTTGATGGAGTTCTCTCCTAA
- a CDS encoding M15 family metallopeptidase, translated as MQRKKFIQVSAMGLVGLSSISFTDFQSQYTKGDLMGKGNPKLVGEGHKLRKKAHQAFLKMKSAALAQGIKLKVVSSYRDYEHQNRIWERKYERYTASGLSPIKAIHKIIEYSTIPGTSRHHWGTDMDIVDGSVKQPKNVLLEKHFHNEGPFTRFKTWMDHNANDFGFYLVYTNKKGRKGFKYEPWHYSYAPSSVPMLKEFKKLDIKSELQKTVLMGSSNFTSEFIQQYMDQNVLDINPKLL; from the coding sequence ATGCAAAGAAAAAAATTTATTCAAGTAAGTGCTATGGGACTGGTAGGATTATCTTCTATATCATTTACCGATTTTCAGTCGCAATATACAAAAGGTGATCTTATGGGAAAAGGAAATCCTAAACTTGTAGGCGAAGGACATAAACTACGAAAAAAAGCACATCAAGCTTTTTTAAAAATGAAAAGTGCAGCCTTAGCGCAAGGTATTAAACTTAAAGTAGTTTCTAGCTATAGGGACTATGAGCATCAAAATCGTATTTGGGAACGCAAATATGAAAGATATACTGCGAGTGGATTATCCCCGATAAAAGCGATCCACAAAATAATTGAGTACTCTACCATTCCTGGTACTTCTCGTCATCATTGGGGTACAGATATGGATATTGTAGATGGGAGTGTTAAACAACCTAAAAATGTGCTTTTAGAAAAACACTTTCATAATGAAGGACCTTTTACCAGATTTAAGACATGGATGGATCACAACGCCAATGATTTTGGCTTCTATCTTGTTTATACCAATAAAAAAGGTAGGAAAGGATTTAAATATGAGCCTTGGCATTACTCCTACGCCCCGTCATCAGTACCTATGCTTAAAGAATTTAAAAAACTCGATATTAAATCTGAATTGCAAAAGACGGTATTAATGGGCAGCTCTAATTTTACTTCAGAATTTATACAACAATATATGGATCAAAACGTATTAGACATTAATCCTAAATTATTGTAA
- a CDS encoding CAP domain-containing protein, whose product MKSILRFLYITLIIITIASCSSEDDAGITDVETSELTNETNISDAILTLVNQHREGLGLSVLSKNGTAEQLAIDHTKYMISVNEINHDNFNQRGNALSDQENATGTAENVARFYTDAQSVVNGWLNSPGHKENIEGNYMYTGISAIKDQDGRYYYTQLFYR is encoded by the coding sequence ATGAAAAGCATTTTAAGATTTTTATATATAACACTGATTATAATAACAATAGCCTCCTGTTCTTCTGAAGATGATGCAGGAATTACAGATGTAGAAACAAGTGAACTCACTAATGAAACCAATATTTCTGATGCCATATTAACACTTGTCAATCAACATCGCGAAGGTTTAGGCTTATCCGTCTTATCCAAAAACGGAACAGCAGAACAATTAGCTATTGATCACACCAAATATATGATTTCCGTAAACGAGATCAATCATGATAATTTTAATCAAAGAGGAAATGCTCTAAGCGATCAAGAGAATGCAACAGGAACGGCAGAAAATGTAGCGAGATTTTATACGGATGCACAAAGTGTTGTAAATGGATGGCTTAATAGTCCTGGACATAAGGAAAATATAGAAGGTAATTATATGTATACTGGTATTTCTGCAATAAAAGATCAAGATGGCAGGTACTATTATACCCAACTTTTTTATCGTTAA
- a CDS encoding M48 family metalloprotease produces the protein MRRGGLKIRILIGLAIVAFAFFKKCNNKTLNEYTNRIQNINMTADQEIAIGLQSEPEITRQHGGLYPDQKLQNYVDNVGNKLIANTMARQSPYQYEFHLLADPNTINAFALPGGQIFITFALYSQLQNEDQLAGVLGHEIGHVLGRHSAERIAEHEFWKTISTGASVGADAGGLVSGIGQNVLLGNGRDDELESDKLGVLFMINSGYNPQEMIGVMQILKNAAGPNRTPEFQSTHPDPDNRIEKIQEAIEEYSGQ, from the coding sequence ATGAGACGTGGTGGATTAAAAATAAGAATATTAATAGGGCTTGCTATTGTGGCTTTTGCTTTCTTTAAGAAGTGCAACAACAAAACTCTTAATGAGTATACAAATAGAATCCAAAATATAAACATGACCGCCGATCAGGAGATAGCAATAGGGCTTCAGAGTGAACCGGAGATAACCAGACAACATGGTGGTCTTTATCCAGATCAAAAACTTCAAAATTATGTAGATAATGTTGGAAACAAGCTTATCGCTAATACGATGGCGAGACAGTCACCTTACCAATATGAATTTCATCTTTTGGCAGACCCTAACACCATTAATGCATTTGCACTACCAGGAGGTCAAATATTTATAACCTTTGCACTTTATTCCCAATTACAGAATGAGGATCAATTAGCGGGAGTTTTGGGTCATGAAATTGGGCATGTATTAGGCAGGCATTCTGCAGAACGAATTGCGGAACATGAATTTTGGAAAACTATTTCTACAGGAGCTTCTGTTGGTGCAGATGCTGGAGGACTCGTAAGTGGAATAGGACAAAATGTACTTTTAGGTAATGGTAGAGATGATGAATTAGAGAGTGACAAATTAGGCGTTTTGTTTATGATCAATTCTGGTTATAATCCACAGGAAATGATTGGTGTTATGCAAATTCTAAAAAATGCAGCTGGTCCTAACCGTACTCCAGAATTTCAAAGTACGCATCCAGATCCTGATAATCGTATCGAAAAAATTCAGGAAGCTATAGAAGAATATAGTGGACAATAA
- a CDS encoding ankyrin repeat domain-containing protein: MKKTIVTALMILFITSVSFASEEPMTTDSHNYELTTYKLSAFCMAIVKGDLETVKKMIELGSDVNKQSDGKTPLMYAARYNRADIIKLLVAKGAKVKTRDSKGYTAMKFAKLSNAKDAIAILKELS; the protein is encoded by the coding sequence ATGAAAAAAACAATTGTAACCGCATTGATGATCTTATTCATCACATCTGTAAGCTTTGCTTCAGAAGAACCAATGACTACAGATAGTCATAATTACGAACTAACAACTTATAAATTAAGCGCTTTTTGCATGGCAATCGTAAAAGGAGATCTAGAAACTGTAAAAAAGATGATAGAGCTGGGAAGCGACGTAAACAAGCAATCAGACGGGAAAACACCATTAATGTACGCTGCACGATATAATAGAGCGGATATCATTAAATTATTGGTAGCAAAAGGAGCAAAGGTTAAGACTAGAGATAGCAAGGGGTATACGGCAATGAAATTTGCTAAGTTATCAAATGCTAAAGATGCAATAGCTATTCTCAAAGAATTGTCCTAG
- the gpmI gene encoding 2,3-bisphosphoglycerate-independent phosphoglycerate mutase, giving the protein MNKKVILMILDGWGTSPDPKVSAIDHAETPFIDSLYTKYPNAALRTDGLHVGLPDGQMGNSEVGHMNLGAGRIVYQDLAKINLAIKNDTLKNEQILTDALSYAKENNKNVHLLGLVSDGGVHSHINHIKGLLDVANSKGLENVFLHAFTDGRDVDPKSGIHHIAAIQKHMAESTGKLASIVGRYYAMDRDKRWERVQLAYDLIVNGNGEPSTNAIESIQKNYDNNITDEFIKPIVIEENGSPVATIKDNDVVIFFNFRTDRGRELTEMLSQSDMHEYNTHKLPLYYVTMTNYDENFDGIHVIYDKDNITETLGEVLSKAGKKQIRIAETEKYPHVTFFFSGGQEEPFEGESRILRNSPKVATYDLKPEMSAYELKDALIPELQKGETDFVCLNFANGDMVGHTGVMEAAIKACEAVDECVKDVVTTGLENGYSTILIADHGNCETMINPDGSPNTAHTTNPVPMIFIDNDQIQIKDGVLGDIAPTILELIGVDQPTAMTQKSLIK; this is encoded by the coding sequence ATGAACAAAAAAGTAATCTTAATGATTCTGGATGGATGGGGAACATCTCCAGATCCTAAAGTTTCTGCTATAGATCATGCTGAAACACCATTTATTGACAGTTTATACACAAAATATCCAAACGCAGCTTTAAGAACTGATGGTCTTCATGTAGGTCTTCCTGATGGGCAAATGGGAAATAGTGAAGTAGGTCACATGAATCTGGGAGCAGGGAGAATAGTATATCAGGATTTAGCGAAAATTAACCTAGCTATCAAAAATGATACATTGAAAAATGAACAAATACTAACCGATGCACTTAGTTATGCAAAGGAAAATAATAAGAATGTTCATCTATTAGGATTAGTAAGTGATGGTGGAGTACATTCTCATATTAATCATATAAAAGGATTATTAGACGTAGCGAATTCTAAGGGATTAGAAAATGTATTTTTACACGCTTTTACCGATGGTCGAGATGTAGATCCAAAATCAGGAATACATCATATAGCAGCCATTCAAAAACATATGGCTGAATCTACAGGTAAATTAGCCTCTATAGTAGGAAGATATTATGCGATGGATCGTGATAAACGATGGGAACGTGTGCAACTAGCGTATGATCTTATCGTTAACGGAAATGGAGAACCCAGTACTAATGCCATTGAGAGTATCCAAAAAAACTATGATAATAACATCACCGATGAATTCATAAAACCAATAGTTATAGAAGAAAATGGATCTCCTGTAGCTACAATTAAGGATAATGATGTAGTTATATTCTTTAATTTTAGAACGGATCGAGGTCGAGAGCTTACAGAAATGTTATCTCAATCGGATATGCATGAATACAACACTCATAAATTACCACTGTATTATGTAACAATGACTAATTATGATGAGAATTTTGATGGAATCCATGTAATCTATGATAAAGATAACATTACTGAAACCTTAGGAGAAGTATTATCTAAAGCTGGCAAAAAACAAATTCGTATTGCAGAAACCGAAAAATATCCACACGTTACCTTTTTCTTTTCTGGTGGACAAGAAGAACCTTTTGAAGGTGAGTCCAGAATTCTTAGAAATTCTCCAAAAGTAGCCACCTACGATCTTAAACCAGAGATGAGTGCCTATGAATTAAAAGATGCTCTTATACCCGAATTACAAAAAGGAGAAACTGATTTTGTATGCTTAAACTTTGCCAATGGTGATATGGTAGGTCATACTGGAGTTATGGAAGCAGCTATCAAAGCTTGTGAAGCAGTAGATGAATGTGTTAAGGATGTAGTAACGACGGGATTAGAAAACGGATATAGCACAATATTAATTGCAGATCATGGGAATTGCGAGACAATGATTAATCCTGATGGATCTCCCAATACAGCTCATACAACGAACCCTGTTCCGATGATCTTCATTGACAATGATCAAATACAAATTAAAGATGGAGTACTTGGGGATATTGCACCTACAATTCTAGAACTTATTGGAGTAGATCAACCTACTGCAATGACTCAAAAGTCGTTAATTAAGTAA
- a CDS encoding RNA polymerase sigma factor gives MNKEEQDRLVKACKKNNRDAMEKMYNVYMPRMLSVSFRYCKNQSDAEDIVQDAFIKVFKNIKKYKHNGTLGSWIERIVVNSAIDHWHKMKKTVLIDNSEFIEESDVQELDEIEKDQFSKQLSAEKLRTLISDLPEQYRYVLNLYAIEGYSHKEIGKILKIKESTSRSNYTRARKKLLENMRAIGIEKH, from the coding sequence ATGAATAAAGAAGAACAAGACAGACTGGTTAAAGCCTGTAAAAAGAATAACCGGGATGCCATGGAAAAAATGTATAACGTCTATATGCCCAGGATGCTTTCGGTAAGTTTTCGCTATTGCAAAAATCAATCTGATGCAGAGGATATAGTGCAGGATGCCTTCATCAAAGTTTTTAAAAATATTAAAAAGTATAAACATAATGGAACATTAGGAAGTTGGATAGAAAGAATCGTTGTGAATAGTGCAATTGATCACTGGCATAAAATGAAAAAGACTGTTTTAATAGATAATTCAGAATTCATAGAAGAAAGTGATGTTCAGGAATTAGATGAAATTGAAAAAGATCAATTTTCAAAACAACTTTCTGCAGAAAAGTTAAGAACATTGATAAGTGATTTGCCTGAACAATATAGATACGTATTAAATTTATATGCTATTGAAGGCTATTCGCATAAAGAAATAGGAAAAATATTGAAGATTAAAGAGAGTACTTCTAGATCAAATTATACAAGAGCAAGGAAAAAACTTTTAGAAAACATGAGAGCTATCGGAATTGAAAAACACTAA
- a CDS encoding FecR domain-containing protein, whose translation MKEDKDLLKELLNTKLKDDVMESSRHSFDNIFDAVQEKSDNKSSFLWYTIGVIVLMLIGVFTLYYIKNNQTSKTNIEETSKEIPTQKENLNLVTNTTDTISHEKEDTNILITENATTEDINESKKDIIDKPIDVTTLEPEDEIIEKGVITVTYTASDKYASTEHTKYNKLPDSSTIVVRKNSKVNFTATKQGFRRADITGTVFLNIKSDTSKPFILFGKYSKTQITGNSFAIHSDTKGDLLTLIDGTAKVVHNSTKEVRNLTPGESLRIDQNGISSLKRPSNRFAWKTGMLDYQDTSIDQIIKDLGENYDAKILLKNADILKCTYSGSFEKATTIKVLNRLAKSLKLKISKKDSIHVITGKGCNK comes from the coding sequence ATGAAAGAGGATAAAGACCTTTTAAAAGAGCTTTTGAACACAAAACTTAAAGATGATGTCATGGAATCGTCCAGACATAGCTTTGATAATATTTTTGATGCTGTACAAGAAAAATCAGATAATAAAAGTTCTTTTTTATGGTATACGATTGGTGTGATTGTCCTAATGCTTATTGGTGTCTTTACTTTGTATTATATCAAGAATAATCAAACCTCAAAAACGAACATAGAAGAAACAAGCAAAGAAATCCCTACTCAAAAAGAAAATCTCAACCTTGTAACAAATACTACCGATACAATATCCCACGAAAAAGAAGATACTAATATCCTTATAACAGAAAATGCTACAACAGAGGATATAAATGAATCAAAAAAAGATATAATTGATAAACCGATAGATGTAACTACGTTAGAACCAGAAGATGAAATTATTGAAAAAGGAGTCATTACGGTTACCTATACAGCTTCGGATAAATACGCCTCTACCGAACACACCAAATACAATAAGCTTCCAGACTCCAGTACTATTGTAGTTAGAAAAAACAGTAAAGTAAATTTTACTGCTACGAAACAAGGGTTTCGAAGAGCTGACATTACAGGAACAGTATTTTTAAATATTAAGAGTGATACATCTAAACCATTTATACTGTTCGGGAAATATTCTAAAACACAAATTACAGGTAATTCTTTTGCCATCCATTCTGATACTAAAGGAGATCTATTGACTCTTATTGACGGAACTGCTAAAGTGGTTCACAACAGCACCAAAGAAGTTAGGAATTTAACTCCTGGAGAAAGTCTTAGAATCGATCAAAATGGTATTTCTTCATTAAAAAGACCTTCAAATCGATTCGCCTGGAAAACAGGTATGTTAGATTATCAAGATACAAGTATTGACCAAATCATTAAAGATCTTGGAGAGAATTATGATGCTAAAATCCTACTAAAAAATGCAGATATTCTTAAATGTACGTACTCAGGATCTTTTGAAAAAGCTACGACTATAAAAGTATTAAACAGATTAGCCAAATCCCTAAAATTGAAGATATCAAAAAAGGATAGTATACACGTTATTACTGGAAAAGGTTGTAATAAATAA
- the map gene encoding type I methionyl aminopeptidase: protein MIIVKTREEIELMRESALIVSKTLGMLATEVKPGVTTLQLDKLAEEFIRDHGAIPGFLGLYDFPNTLCMSPNEQVVHGIPNNTPLEEGDIISIDCGAIKNEFYGDHAYTFPVGEVSPEVERLLKITKESLYKGIAELKVGKRVGDVGYAIQKFTEEAGYGVVRELVGHGLGRKMHEDPEMPNYGRRGRGKKFIEGMVVAIEPMTNMGTHRIKQLRDGWTILTADGKPSAHFEHDVAIIDGKPEILSTFKYIYQALGIESDEEDAFRQELLAV, encoded by the coding sequence ATGATTATCGTTAAAACACGTGAAGAAATAGAATTAATGCGCGAAAGTGCACTCATTGTCTCTAAGACATTAGGTATGCTAGCTACCGAAGTAAAACCAGGAGTAACTACCTTACAACTAGATAAGTTAGCCGAAGAGTTTATAAGAGATCACGGTGCTATTCCGGGGTTTTTAGGGTTATATGATTTTCCTAATACTCTATGTATGAGTCCTAATGAACAGGTAGTACACGGTATTCCCAATAATACTCCATTAGAAGAAGGTGATATTATATCTATAGATTGTGGCGCGATCAAAAATGAATTCTATGGAGATCACGCATATACTTTTCCTGTGGGAGAAGTATCTCCAGAAGTTGAGCGATTATTAAAGATTACTAAAGAGTCTCTATATAAAGGCATTGCAGAATTAAAAGTTGGAAAACGCGTAGGTGATGTAGGATATGCGATCCAGAAATTTACAGAAGAAGCTGGATACGGAGTGGTTAGAGAACTTGTAGGACACGGTTTAGGTCGTAAAATGCACGAAGATCCAGAAATGCCCAATTATGGTCGCCGTGGAAGAGGCAAAAAATTTATTGAAGGAATGGTAGTCGCTATAGAACCTATGACTAATATGGGTACGCATCGTATCAAACAACTTAGAGATGGATGGACCATTCTTACTGCAGATGGTAAGCCAAGTGCTCATTTCGAACATGATGTTGCTATTATAGATGGAAAACCAGAAATTCTTTCTACGTTTAAATACATCTATCAGGCATTAGGTATTGAATCCGATGAAGAAGATGCTTTTAGACAAGAATTATTAGCCGTTTAA
- a CDS encoding class I SAM-dependent methyltransferase encodes MKKLFKLILNTIPRPLLIRLSYVVRPLISFFLRGSKYIDPIDGKGFSKFLPYGYGTQRDNVLSPSTLSLERHRLLWLYLQNETSFFTAKAKVLHFAPEQAFYKRFRNLKKLDYTTTDLISPLADVKADICNLPFPTNEYDIIFCNHVLEHIPDDTKAMQELLRVLKPGGMAILQIPQDLSRTTTFEDNSITDPKERAKIFGQYDHVRVYGRDYFDKLRSIGFQVNEVDYTNDLSKEEVTKYCLAPGEILPVCYKP; translated from the coding sequence ATGAAAAAACTCTTTAAACTTATACTAAATACCATCCCAAGACCACTGCTAATTCGTTTGAGTTATGTGGTAAGACCGTTAATTTCATTTTTCTTAAGAGGAAGTAAATATATAGATCCAATCGATGGAAAAGGTTTTTCGAAATTTTTACCATATGGCTATGGTACCCAAAGAGACAATGTACTTTCTCCCTCTACCCTTTCTTTAGAAAGACACCGATTACTTTGGTTATACCTCCAAAATGAAACTAGTTTTTTTACAGCGAAAGCTAAAGTTTTGCATTTTGCACCAGAACAAGCTTTTTATAAAAGGTTTAGAAACTTAAAAAAATTAGACTATACTACTACAGATCTTATCTCTCCATTAGCAGATGTGAAAGCTGACATTTGTAATCTTCCATTTCCAACCAATGAATATGACATCATATTTTGTAATCATGTTTTAGAGCACATTCCGGATGATACGAAAGCTATGCAAGAGCTCCTAAGAGTTCTTAAACCTGGCGGAATGGCAATCTTACAAATTCCTCAAGATCTCAGCAGAACAACTACTTTTGAAGATAATAGTATTACAGATCCAAAAGAACGTGCTAAAATTTTTGGTCAATACGATCATGTACGAGTATATGGAAGAGATTACTTCGATAAACTACGATCTATAGGTTTCCAAGTGAACGAAGTTGATTATACTAATGATCTTTCTAAAGAAGAAGTGACTAAATATTGCCTTGCTCCGGGAGAAATACTTCCGGTATGTTATAAGCCATAA
- a CDS encoding RNA polymerase sigma factor, with amino-acid sequence MGYNDEIKIFNGIVKGNEKVLKEFYERNFTVINSFIIKNSGTERDSEDIFQDALIILYQKLKSDSLVINCSIHTYFYGVCKNIWRTRLRKKSKISCGNNVDDLKLEDSTDIINEIEQSEREKLFRKHFVNLNCKCKQILSLFLEGKSMREIGLITGHSEGYVRKKKFESKKQLLEMIENDSLFSELMFISKPEVISKEVS; translated from the coding sequence ATGGGGTACAATGATGAGATCAAAATTTTTAACGGAATTGTAAAAGGGAATGAAAAGGTATTAAAGGAGTTTTATGAAAGGAATTTTACTGTAATTAATAGTTTTATAATTAAGAATTCAGGTACTGAAAGAGATTCTGAAGATATATTTCAGGATGCACTTATTATATTATATCAAAAACTAAAATCCGATTCTCTGGTTATAAATTGTTCAATACACACCTATTTTTATGGGGTTTGTAAAAATATATGGAGAACCAGATTAAGAAAAAAGAGTAAGATATCATGTGGTAATAATGTTGATGATTTAAAGTTGGAGGATAGTACGGATATTATAAATGAGATAGAACAAAGCGAAAGGGAAAAATTGTTTAGAAAGCACTTTGTAAATCTGAATTGTAAATGTAAACAAATATTAAGCTTGTTTTTAGAAGGAAAAAGTATGAGGGAAATAGGTTTGATAACTGGTCATTCTGAGGGATATGTTAGGAAAAAGAAGTTCGAGAGTAAAAAGCAATTACTAGAAATGATCGAAAACGATTCATTGTTCTCAGAATTGATGTTTATATCAAAGCCTGAGGTTATAAGTAAAGAAGTTTCTTGA
- a CDS encoding ABA4-like family protein translates to MTPTDVFSFANMIAMPMWILMVLLPKWKVTRFLIDFKIVPLLLSIVYAIYIFLAMQIGGGMDFGSLSSVMELFTEENAVLAGWVHYLAFDLLVGMWILDQNKKLGIHQLLIAPCLFATFMLGPIGFLLFIIIRTIKLKK, encoded by the coding sequence ATGACTCCGACTGATGTTTTTTCTTTTGCCAATATGATCGCTATGCCTATGTGGATCTTAATGGTTTTGCTTCCAAAATGGAAAGTAACTCGATTTCTAATTGATTTTAAAATAGTCCCCTTACTATTATCCATAGTATACGCTATTTATATTTTTCTAGCTATGCAAATAGGCGGAGGAATGGATTTTGGCAGTTTAAGTTCGGTTATGGAATTATTTACCGAAGAAAATGCTGTACTCGCTGGCTGGGTACATTATCTAGCTTTTGACCTCCTTGTTGGAATGTGGATACTAGATCAAAATAAAAAATTAGGAATTCATCAATTATTAATCGCTCCTTGCCTTTTTGCCACATTTATGCTAGGGCCAATAGGTTTTCTACTTTTTATAATCATCAGAACAATTAAACTAAAAAAATAA